Part of the Arachis hypogaea cultivar Tifrunner chromosome 6, arahy.Tifrunner.gnm2.J5K5, whole genome shotgun sequence genome, CGTACATTCGGGTTTGTATTTCGTATAGCTGGGTTTTCCTCGAGCAAATCCCTCTAACTAATATCTCAGTGACACATTCTGCATCATGATCAAGAGCACAAGATTCGACCCTTGAACAAACATGAGGTCGTTCGGATTGGGGTAGGATGGATGATTCCCTCTGACGAGCCTCCGCGTATAAGAATGCCACCTTCTGTTTAAGACGAGTTAACCAGGTTCGGTCAAAAGAGCGCAAATGTTTCCGTGCAGCCGAATCATTCCTTATCGTTGCATACGCTCTACGATGAAGCTCATAAACCTacatcatcatcaattcatcatcattAGAATGAAAAATAAGTGTAAAATCATCAATCAAGAGTGAAGACTGACCGATATAAACGCTAGGGCACATCGGTGTTGTTGGAAAGCGTAACCGGCGTCGTTTTTGTTGAGGAGTTCGTGTAATTCGAGCTCGGAAGCCTGAGCGGAGAAGAGGAGGTGCAGAAACTCGGCGAAGAGGAAAGTTAAATCGAGGGTGGCGTAGACCACGTGCTTGGCAAAAAATTGCAGGAGTTTGCGGAAGAAATTGGCGGCAACTTTGAAGGCTTCAATTGCAAGGTGACGGCCAAGGGCGGTGGTACGGTCGCAAGAGGCAGCAATCTGGCTGTAGATGGCTCCGAGGTTGAAGAGAACAGCGGCCTTCTCCAATTGGATGCCGTTAAGCTGTGAGGAGACCCCATCTCGATGGTCAGGTTTGAAGGCGTCGTACCAGACAAAGAGAATGGGGTCGGCGTCGGAAGAGATAGAGGTGAAGAGTGGCTCAACCATGGAAAGGCATTTGAAGTAGTGGATGAGGCAGTCACGTTGCATGGGAAGGGAGAGGTCCGCTCTACGCTCCACCATGTCCCGCCGGCATTTGTTTAGGGTTTCGAGAACGCTTTCAACTTTTTGTGCATGGCTCTCGGAGTATTTTGAGGCAACCAACTTACGTAACGGCAGGTACAGCTCCACCGGATCAGTCTTCTTCAGTGGGATTGACAGCATCGTTTCCGGGTTCAACAATTCCCGATCATCGTTGTTCATGGCGGCGTCGAATGAGGAGATAGAATATGATACGATTAGGGATCCGAAAATTGGAATTGGATTTGCGAATTCCGCACTCCTCCCCgcgctttttatttttgatatggaggagaggattgagtgataCAACACGGTGAAGAGGGACGCTTTCTATACATGTGATGTCAGTAGTGTTTTATTAGAAATCAGAGGGTTTGTtttgagtttgaaaaaaaaaattctaataggagggatgattgattgattgatttgtTCTTCTaagaatcaaatttattattaaagcaacaaattcaacacaTTGATAATTTTcatcaacaaaaaatttagctCTAAATTTAACTCAGTGATGATTTTCATCAACCCAAAAGTTAGCTCATGTTATTAGCATCAAATTCAGAAAATCTTACATCATTCATGATTTACAGCAACATTTAGATCAAAAACAAAGTAAATTAATTGATTAGCAATTCAACATCATCTCAAAATACAAGGAGAAGGAAAATCTGAAAAAGACAGAACAGGGAAAGCGACGATGCAGGGACTCACCAACGGACTACGGTCCACGACGACGGCGAGGTCCGAAACCAGAAGACGACGAGTGACGACGACCCGACGAGTTGCTCCTGTTGCCGGCGACAAGGAGCCCAGGGAAGGGCGCGACACGTGGAGACGCCGGCGAGTGTGACTGAGATGAGACTCGAGTGAGACTGAGAGAGACTTGTAGTGGGCTagtgtgagagagaagagagagttttaGTATACGAATTGAGAGAGAGATGTTCTTTGAGAGAGATGTAAGAAAATCCAGGAAAGATTAGGAACAgttcttttcaatttttgtttttcagatgtgtagaaattagggtttatggAATAATATCTACGAAATTGACTGCAGATGttgttctattttttaaattgtttaaaatttataaatataaattagttcAATTTTAAGATTTGATTAATTTTAGGAGATAAATTTTGTTCTAACATAAAAAAAGGGTATTTAGGtctttttgtaaaattaaataaaaaatattttttatttttgttaaattataaggatattttaataaaaatattgatataatatatatttttttaaaaaaaataaatgttgagGTAGATAATATAATCCATATGGTGTTTTGTTATTTGTCCTCATTTTTATTATATCGATATGtataaatttatcatcgtaccgtagcaaacacTATTGTGAAATATCTTATGAAAGTGGTAGGGGCCTCAACGCATTAAAGTGTTCTTTTGGAAGGTTGCTCACCAAAAATTGATGACATCAAAGCGCAGAAACAAAATATTTGGAATGAACCCCAATTGTCACAAATGTTCTGGAACAGTGAAAACAATCTCACATGTTATGAGAGAATGTCCTCTAGCTTCGAGAATATGGGCTAATATTGTATATCCCAATCACCTTAACAACTTCTTTAGAGTTTCCTTTAATGTTTGGATTCTTTGAAATCTGTCCATGGATCTAGGCTTGTCCAAAAATGAGGAATGAATTTTCCAATTCTTAGTAACTTACTGGTGGCTATGGTAttggagaaataagaaaatattcaCACTCCTATTTTAAAGACCATCAAACTCGACACAGGTACTCAAGAAACATATAGAGCAAATTAAGGCGGCATTCGAGAAGAAAAGATTGCtgagaaaaacaccaaaaaaaaatagaggTTCATGTTGGCTGGAAGGAACCTCTACAAGGCTGGATTAAACTTAACACAGATGGAGTAGCAGATAAAAATTCTGGCATTGCGGGAAGTGGTGGCTTATTGAGAAACCACTTAGGAAGATGGGTTGCATGCTTTATGGTCAATATTGAAAAATGTACAGCATATATAGCTGAGTTATGGAGTATATATCATGGATTGAAGGTTGCTTGGGACATAGGGATTCCAAAGGTTATTATAGAATTAGATTCTAAATCTGCGGTAGAAATTCtggttcataaaaaaaaatagaggaacaTCCTGAAGTTTTGGTGCGTAGCATAGGAGAGTTCATGAAAAGAGACTGGCAGATTAAGATCAAGCACACTTACAGAAAAGAAAACAGAGCGGCAGATTGGCTCGCCAAGAAAAGTTTAGACATATACCAAGGACTTGTGTTCATTGATCAACCCCAAAAgagttaaaaagaatttttgatgaAGACATTAGGGGCACTATGTTGCTAAGGCTAATTTATGgtcgttagtttttttttttctttttgttgggcATAAAGCCCCTTTATTTATCGgaaaaaaagtgttatttttaaattgggatattttaaattttaaatttttattttaaagaataaagttgatttttcatttttgaaggattttttatatttttatggttttatttatgaaataaatagtaagagatcacattttatcttctaaaataaaatttaaaatttaaaaaatttaaaaaaattatcttaatttttataaaaaaatattattttaaattcgataaattatctatttttttaaattagagtatTTTGTTGAGTATTATTATAgtagtaaattatatttttatccttCATAGTATAAAAaatctattataaaataatataaataaattattgtaataattttgttatatatatttaaaacatattcgtgaataaaatatataaaatataattattttaatgaatttatttaatatgccaatgagttataactcaaatggcataattttttgatatttatttaaaaagatgtgggtttgagtttttctatttttagtaaaaaaatgaatttatttaatatgttacaattttaatattatagaaaaaataaataaattttaaaataatttacttttatgtatgtattataaaatataaagattttttaacatctaattaaattttaatgttattataaatattaaaatatttttatatgataatctatctatctatctattctattatataaaaatcggatttctacacttaatgatggagctgacatGGCATGCTTCTGAAAGTAtttttcgatttatttcttttaactcattaaatataagtTGCTACAGTGAATTAATTATagcaactaattgatttgattatatatttaaatatcacacaatttattataatttatataaaataattagtatatGTTCCCGTACTCTGtacgggataatacataaaattatataaaaaaaatttattaaaaattaaatgaaaaatatatatattaattattattagaaatattttataatttaaaaatattaaaaataattaatatttattttaatcaattttaattgaTTGAATGgttattttatttgtctatttaagcaagtatttggagttcgaatctcacccttaataaatagagcatcaatATGTGGTTGATTAATCATCGACTTGTCGAGTTAGAAAATCCGTAGAGAAAAtttgtatttgtctttaaaatagattaattttttattaatagcaatacttatggacttttgtctttgttgaaatttacttaggacaattttatttattggtatcGTATTCATTCTTAAAGTCAAAATAGTATGATCAACATTGTAACTTGTTAAAatttcacattttatgaaataatttttaaattttcaaattgataAACTTATGTCGTTACAAAAAttattagattgattaatatttcTTGATAACATGGTGTATCAAAACATTATCGTTGAGTATTAGCTACTGTGAAGAGAAACCaataataacttttgttattcaatatataatttattctattgaaaaataaattaatattttctaaatttataaatacattttcttctaatttcttacaccattttatttgacaatatttactattaaaaaataacaaatgacCATACTAtcccataatatatatatatatatatatatatatatatatatatatatatatatatatatatgatgtgcaAAATAATTTCTTGTCTTGAAATTAATTCTtgttagtgagataaaatttaaaatattttttattttcttactcaaatttaaatttaaatttagaattgattaatgactcattttttaaatttcaataaataaaattggttaaatgtaaaatatttagcatttaataatttcaatcatttaaattttaattgccaaaaattggattaacaattaattataaacttaataatcgataatatatattatattagtacgtaaataataatatccaatgtattagttatttatttttttgacagaattaatgtataatctattgaggattgatttattatccaaaatttttttcatcaactttgtaatatgtaaaaatagtgatcttatttgttattattatttaaacaatttttcatactttttaattaggtaattaacttaattaataatttttattattacttttatactaaaaaaatatcagtttatactatttatatatttttcactactaataaataaataaataaatatttgccCTATTATATTTATTGTCCTAGATAATGACTTAAGTtacttattttgtatgttaaataatattttgtatgttaatttattaaatattaagataaaaaatgttcaataaattatataaatagtcgttacagaaaaaaattatatatcgtaTATAATAATCattgatatatatatagtgtcatgtatatattaaaattatatattttaattatgtgagttattattgttatttttacttttttgttacattaaaaaataatatttaaaactaaaaagagataattaattttttgaatttgaattaaaaaaatgtcTTGTAAATATATTCAACTTTTACATATACTAagtattataatattaaatagtatagtatttgctataataatgactcaaaatattaattcaAGATATATTTGGGCCTAGTAAATCCACTAAAATCCATTGTTAGGTCCCAAATCCGGTTTAGGTTCATTATCTTAAAGGCCCAATGCAAATAAAGTCCACGCGTTCCCTCTTAAATCGACTCAGATTAGATCTCTATTGCTAGTTAGATATGGTAATGAGTACTCAAAGGAGAGTGAGAAGCCCCTTCCCATCTCTGACTCCTATTTAAGAAAAAATGCCACTGTTCCTTCTCTGTCATTACAAGTTCTTGTTTAATTACCCTTTAGAGATTGTAGATCTTCTCagtaaacttttgaaaaaaattaacacaaaaagacataatataataatcataaaataatcagttcaatataattcaacacaatttataatatatttgttatgaaaaataacatttcaaaaggagaaaacataaaaacatattctaacataatattataattttttgggACGATACTGAGCGACGTAGTGACGGACTTGAGAGgcagagaaagtgagttagagagagGGGATCGAGGCTGAGAATGAGtctgaaagaaaaaggaagaattcgAATTGGAGGCAGAAATTAGGGttactaaattcaagaaatgaatttatgtatatataaattagcataaattaataattttattccaTGGGGCGGGTACTTATGTCTGTGTTTCCATTAGGGTTGGCAAACAGGAAAGCCTGCCCTGTCTCGCCAAAAACTCACGATCTGGTGGGGTAGcctgccccgccccgcctagtaaGGTGATCTTAAATTTCTCCCCCGCCCTGCCTAATGGTAGGCTGGCGGGTTGGCGGGccatcttttttttataaattattaaatattaaacaatatatataatttcacactaatttcaataaatttataatttctaaaaaaataaaaaaattataattataaatatgtaataaatataattataaaccaaattttttgaaataaaataataaaattaatattgtcCAAAGCAAagcaaatattatccaaaatatataattaaacatcttcaagtttataatcaatcaaacataaaaatataatccaaaatataacttagaacatcttcaattatcatcttcatcctcttataaattaataatatcgtagaaatttgtaaaaaaattgtCTTGACAAAATAAAAGCTTGGCACAGTAAAAAAACCTGCACCGTCCCACCGAAGCCCGCCAAAGCTCATGGATTAGGCGATGCGGGATAGGCGGACGTTTTAAGTTTGACAGTCTCAAATTTCCAGCCAAACTCTCCTTTTTTTGTCGGGTCATGAAACTATCATTTacctaatattatgatttaattaataagaatgatgacattaatattttttcataagtcttgttattatttataattaggaaatagccataaataaatttattttcttaatgaGTGTTAAATTTATTGTCAAATTCtatattacctttaaaattttagcaTAATTAAGTCTAATTTCTaccttttgaaatgaatttactcaaaaaaattaatatataaatcacattattattataaattacttttttaacatatttagtctttaattcacatgatttgaatttagcttaatatatattatttgatttaatttgatttacttattaattgaaaatatttcaattgtctatttta contains:
- the LOC112696342 gene encoding uncharacterized protein, producing MNNDDRELLNPETMLSIPLKKTDPVELYLPLRKLVASKYSESHAQKVESVLETLNKCRRDMVERRADLSLPMQRDCLIHYFKCLSMVEPLFTSISSDADPILFVWYDAFKPDHRDGVSSQLNGIQLEKAAVLFNLGAIYSQIAASCDRTTALGRHLAIEAFKVAANFFRKLLQFFAKHVVYATLDLTFLFAEFLHLLFSAQASELELHELLNKNDAGYAFQQHRCALAFISVYELHRRAYATIRNDSAARKHLRSFDRTWLTRLKQKVAFLYAEARQRESSILPQSERPHVCSRVESCALDHDAECVTEILVRGICSRKTQLYEIQTRMYVDLILSEYNPFKIMKDGKLVAYPWDMPPPYPTDSAILSSSLSSSSFLPLKKTELLNL